One segment of Rhodopirellula baltica SH 1 DNA contains the following:
- a CDS encoding DUF1289 domain-containing protein, whose product MIEETNTPRSPCIGVCQVDQQRLCVGCSRTLGEIGRWSIASPAEKRSILVLVRQRRAAQAPSIQTVPSQANS is encoded by the coding sequence ATGATCGAAGAGACCAATACTCCGCGGTCGCCCTGCATTGGGGTTTGCCAAGTGGACCAGCAACGATTGTGTGTCGGTTGTTCCCGAACTTTGGGGGAGATTGGCCGATGGTCGATTGCATCTCCCGCAGAAAAACGTTCCATTCTTGTGTTGGTACGCCAGCGGCGAGCCGCTCAAGCTCCGTCAATCCAAACAGTGCCTAGCCAAGCCAATTCGTGA
- a CDS encoding DUF6580 family putative transport protein, with protein MNPNNNLQRFAIVLGMIGVAVASRLLPHPPNFTPLAAMCLFAGAVTISPRMMAAAVIVAMLVSDAVLGFHSLMPVVYGCLLANFVIGRKLVGANANAMKVVAGSLVGSALFFLVTNFAVWVAFYPSTLTGLAACFTAAIPFFQYTLAGDMVYSGLFFGVYALSTSGLTVTQGKLQQVRVPVRVGE; from the coding sequence GTGAATCCAAATAACAACCTGCAACGTTTTGCTATCGTCCTTGGCATGATCGGCGTCGCCGTCGCATCTCGCTTGCTCCCACACCCACCGAACTTCACTCCTCTAGCGGCAATGTGCCTGTTTGCCGGTGCGGTGACGATCTCGCCACGGATGATGGCCGCCGCTGTGATCGTTGCGATGCTGGTCAGCGATGCCGTGCTCGGATTCCACTCTCTGATGCCCGTTGTCTATGGCTGCCTTCTGGCAAACTTTGTCATCGGTCGCAAACTTGTCGGTGCGAATGCGAACGCGATGAAAGTCGTTGCCGGTTCGCTAGTTGGTAGCGCTTTGTTTTTCCTGGTCACCAACTTCGCCGTTTGGGTCGCGTTCTATCCCTCGACGTTGACAGGATTGGCCGCCTGCTTCACTGCTGCGATCCCCTTCTTCCAATACACCCTTGCGGGAGACATGGTTTACAGCGGTTTGTTCTTCGGCGTCTACGCATTGTCGACGAGCGGATTGACCGTTACCCAAGGCAAACTTCAGCAAGTTAGAGTTCCCGTACGAGTTGGCGAATAG
- a CDS encoding NAD-dependent epimerase/dehydratase family protein — protein MRWKTKDSFQWINVSGGSPRSNDPFESQLVKKRFACPVGTLAACKWVHFRISGFLMLVAVTGATGFLGQHVVSDLLRNGHSVRGWTRRNDPPQLEGVDWVQGELDNRRSIEQLVSGCDAVVHTALAREGDSFMSVPEKPLDYIQTNLMGSISLLETACSQAVDRFVFVSSGAVHQNVVDGIPLDEQHPLRPGSLYGACKASMETMVHAYGSSGRLIVATLRPVSIYGVEDPVEDSKWYELIQSVARGESVQAEGGGKVVHVADVAAAISTLLATDQAISGETYNCCDRFFSEHEVAERVMAITGARAKILGEPKSSGREMSSAKLESLGFQFGGVSRLDETIRQLVREL, from the coding sequence ATGCGGTGGAAGACAAAGGACAGCTTTCAATGGATAAACGTTTCAGGCGGAAGCCCACGTTCTAACGATCCTTTTGAAAGTCAACTAGTCAAAAAGCGTTTTGCGTGCCCTGTGGGAACGCTAGCGGCTTGTAAGTGGGTTCATTTTCGCATTTCGGGTTTTCTGATGCTTGTCGCAGTCACCGGCGCAACCGGTTTTTTGGGTCAACACGTCGTTTCTGACCTGCTACGGAACGGTCATTCAGTTCGAGGATGGACCCGCAGGAACGATCCCCCGCAGTTGGAGGGCGTCGATTGGGTCCAAGGTGAGCTGGATAATCGACGGTCAATCGAGCAATTGGTTTCTGGTTGCGACGCCGTGGTTCATACCGCCCTGGCTCGTGAGGGCGACAGTTTTATGAGTGTTCCGGAAAAGCCACTCGACTACATCCAAACCAACCTGATGGGGTCGATCTCGCTTCTTGAAACGGCTTGTTCCCAGGCGGTCGATCGGTTCGTTTTCGTTTCGTCGGGGGCCGTGCACCAAAACGTCGTCGACGGCATTCCTTTGGACGAACAGCATCCGTTGCGACCGGGTTCGCTGTACGGTGCGTGCAAGGCTTCCATGGAGACAATGGTCCATGCCTATGGCAGTTCTGGCAGGCTCATTGTGGCAACGCTACGGCCGGTTTCCATCTACGGAGTTGAAGATCCCGTCGAAGATTCGAAGTGGTACGAGCTGATCCAGTCAGTGGCTCGAGGCGAATCTGTTCAGGCCGAAGGTGGCGGCAAGGTCGTTCATGTCGCAGACGTCGCCGCCGCGATATCGACTTTGCTCGCGACTGACCAAGCAATCAGCGGAGAAACTTATAATTGCTGCGACCGGTTCTTCTCGGAGCACGAAGTAGCCGAGCGAGTCATGGCGATCACGGGGGCTCGAGCAAAAATTTTGGGCGAACCCAAGTCGTCTGGACGCGAAATGTCATCTGCCAAACTGGAATCACTCGGATTCCAGTTCGGCGGAGTGTCCAGGCTAGACGAGACTATTCGCCAACTCGTACGGGAACTCTAA